A stretch of DNA from Arthrobacter globiformis:
CACTGCCCGCTGGAGATCCGCCTGCACTCCTTCCAGCCGGGTCGAGGCGTCAGCGACGGGGCTGAGAATGATGGATGCCGCCACGGCAGCGGCGGCCACGGATGAGGCGGCGGTGGCGATGGTCCCGGCGGCTGCGGCGGTGGACCTGGTGACGTAGCGGACGGCCTTATGGGTCATTGCTTTCCTTCCGAGCGGCTTCCAACTGCTACAACTGTGGGCGCCGAAACTTCGTTCCCGCCATGACTCGGCTATGAGTGAACTGTGAATGGCGCCCACCTTCACATCCTTGCCATCCGTACTACGCTGGAATCCAGATATCCACACCCGCCTGAGCCTCCCGCCCGGGCGACGCATGCACCAGCAAAGGAGAGTCATGGCAGGCGAGTCCACATTCGACGTCGTAAGCAAGGTAGACAAGCAGGAGGTGGCCAACGCGCTGAACCAGGCGCAGAAGGAACTCGCCCAGCGGTACGACTTCAAGGGCGTCGGCGCCGAGGTCGACTTCAGCGGCGAAAAGATCCTGATGAAGGCGAACTCAGAGGAGCGCGTCCTGGCAGTCCTCGACGTGCTGCAGTCCAAGCTCATCCGCCGCGGCATCTCACTCAAGTCCCTGGACACCGGCGAGCCCTACGCATCCGGCAAGGAATACCGGCTGGAGGCCTCTATCAAGGAAGGCATCGCACAGGACCTCGCCAAGAAGATCAACAAGCTCATCCGTGACGAGGCCCCGAAGTCCGTCAAGTCCCAGATCCAGGGCGATGAACTCCGCGTCACGTCCAAGTCCCGCGACGATCTGCAGGCCACCATGGCACTGCTGAAGGACTTCGACGAGGCAGACCTGCAGTTCGTCAACTTCCGCAGCTAGGAAACTTCCGCCGCTCCCGCCGAGCGCCGACCGCACACGTGGCGACGCGGAAACGGTCTGGCGACGCGCAAACGGGCTGCCGACACTGGAATTCCGGTGTCGGCAGCCTGTTAGCGCGTCATGGGTAACTTTCTGTGTCGCAACGAAAGGACAGAGCATGAAGTTCGCGGTCACCCCTGAGCCGTGGGACGCCGAGGACGGGGCGAGGCTCCGCAGCATGCAGCGGAGTGAACTGGATGCACGCTACGGCAGCGATGACCACGAGCCGGGTTCCGCGCCCAGCGCCGAGGACATCACCGTGTTCCTGGTGGCCCGGAACCACGAAGGGACGGCCGTTGCCTGCGGCGCCCTGCGCAGGCTGGACGCCGCATCCGCGGAGATCAAGAGGATGTTCGTGCTGCCCCACCACCGCGGAAGCGGAGCCGCAACGGCGGTTCTCCGAAGCCTGGAAGCCGAGGCCGCCCGCCTGGGCCTGAGCGAGCTCAAACTGGAAACCGGCACAGCCCAGCCCGACGCCATACGTTTCTACGAGCGCGAGGGCTACCGCCTGATCGACAACTTCGGGCCCTACGCGGGCGAGCCGCTGTCCGTCTGCTACGCCCGCTCGCTGGTCTGATGACGCGCAATTGATCACGCAACGCGCAAATTTCCGCTCGCTACGGGTATTTCGGCCGCGCCGGGCATTATGCGCGTCGCAGGGTGCGGTGCGCGTCGCAGAGCAGGGCTTACGACGGCGGCCGTCAGCTGAGCGGCCGGCCAGCCATCCGCTCGAGGCGGCTGATGCGGTCCTGCATCGGCGGGTGCGTTGCGAACAGCTTGCTGAGCCCGCCGCCGCGGAACGGGTTGGCGATCATCAGGTGCGAGGCGTTGACCAGCCG
This window harbors:
- a CDS encoding YajQ family cyclic di-GMP-binding protein, producing MAGESTFDVVSKVDKQEVANALNQAQKELAQRYDFKGVGAEVDFSGEKILMKANSEERVLAVLDVLQSKLIRRGISLKSLDTGEPYASGKEYRLEASIKEGIAQDLAKKINKLIRDEAPKSVKSQIQGDELRVTSKSRDDLQATMALLKDFDEADLQFVNFRS
- a CDS encoding GNAT family N-acetyltransferase, with the protein product MKFAVTPEPWDAEDGARLRSMQRSELDARYGSDDHEPGSAPSAEDITVFLVARNHEGTAVACGALRRLDAASAEIKRMFVLPHHRGSGAATAVLRSLEAEAARLGLSELKLETGTAQPDAIRFYEREGYRLIDNFGPYAGEPLSVCYARSLV